A single genomic interval of Vicinamibacteria bacterium harbors:
- a CDS encoding protein kinase, protein HCQNRVHRDLKPDNIMMTADGTPKILDFGLARIIDPDPSSSGNARAARDAEDTSSDALTRMDERESAVSAREGVPSLTRGGQLIGTPQYMSPEQAEGEPMDARTDLFSVGVVMYEALTGRRPFEGKTLESIIGRIIEVEPAPVAALKPSTPYALGWLIRRCLRKKRDDRIQSARELLADLREIREEVESGKALVELGSVSQAEPNRRGGRPSLPWVVGALMLAGVAGLASRLSAPEPERAVRRFVLPAERLPTGIGAEVSGPSVSPDGKKVAYIDEDSLWIRDLDQVEPRPIAGTVGAYSPFWSSDSATVGYAKGASAAVTFQGNALWKVSVDGSSNVKICDLEGILSRGTWGRGGEIAFDTYSDRKRLFTVSERGGTPQLLLESPVPGRNPRIDYLHAFYLPDSNALLVARTDEAGSAYVEVREGESSRRLEMGPDTIGDFPAYSRTGHILFDRPGPDGQTDDVWATPFSLASMAVTGRPFLVAQNATHASVSSDGTLVVQAADSEPIEAQQLVWVDRGGSVLGTIGQPQYRIRNPVLSPDQRRVAVCGNDKDGNGDIWLHETDRPVKMRLTSRAEFDEEASWSPDGTQIVWASEEILTISVDAPDNPRRLVERGSYPSYSPDGRFLVYHAGTGSANARSRDLWYLPLAGNAEPVPYLQTEFEEGVPALSPDGRTLAYVSDESGEFEVYLQRFPERGNKTQVSVEGGLYPRWSGAGDEIFFVTGNTLMVAKVETRDGLRVGAPTALFDGDDLDAVLHTGVNLRTTYDVARDGQRFVVVQDIKGETSAPIVVVENWYEAFRNQQ, encoded by the coding sequence CGCACTGTCAGAACCGCGTCCATCGAGATCTCAAGCCCGACAACATCATGATGACGGCCGATGGAACGCCGAAGATTCTCGACTTCGGTCTCGCCCGTATCATCGACCCGGACCCGTCTTCGTCCGGGAACGCCCGGGCCGCACGCGACGCCGAGGATACGAGCTCGGACGCCCTGACCCGGATGGACGAGCGGGAGTCCGCCGTCTCGGCCCGGGAAGGCGTTCCCAGTCTTACGCGAGGTGGTCAGCTCATCGGCACTCCGCAGTACATGTCTCCGGAGCAGGCCGAAGGTGAGCCGATGGACGCGCGCACCGATCTCTTCAGCGTTGGTGTCGTGATGTACGAGGCGCTCACCGGACGGCGTCCGTTCGAGGGCAAGACCCTCGAGTCGATCATCGGGCGGATCATCGAGGTGGAGCCGGCCCCCGTCGCCGCTCTCAAGCCGTCGACCCCGTACGCGCTCGGATGGCTCATCCGCCGGTGTCTCCGAAAGAAGCGCGACGACCGGATCCAGTCGGCGCGCGAGCTCCTCGCGGATCTGCGGGAGATCCGGGAGGAGGTGGAATCCGGGAAGGCTCTCGTCGAGCTGGGCTCGGTGAGTCAGGCCGAGCCGAATCGCCGCGGCGGCCGCCCGAGTCTTCCGTGGGTCGTCGGCGCGCTGATGCTCGCGGGCGTGGCGGGCTTGGCGTCCCGGCTCTCGGCGCCGGAGCCCGAGCGGGCGGTGCGCCGATTCGTCCTTCCGGCAGAGAGGCTTCCGACGGGCATCGGAGCGGAGGTGTCGGGTCCGTCCGTGTCCCCCGACGGTAAGAAGGTGGCGTACATCGACGAAGACTCCCTATGGATTCGTGATCTCGACCAGGTCGAGCCTCGCCCGATCGCCGGTACGGTCGGCGCTTACAGTCCCTTTTGGTCCTCGGACAGCGCAACGGTCGGCTACGCCAAAGGAGCATCTGCGGCGGTAACTTTTCAGGGGAACGCCCTGTGGAAGGTGTCCGTCGATGGGAGCTCGAACGTCAAGATCTGCGATCTCGAGGGAATTCTCTCGCGAGGGACTTGGGGCAGAGGGGGGGAGATCGCATTCGACACTTACTCCGACCGGAAACGTTTGTTCACCGTGTCAGAGCGCGGGGGAACGCCGCAACTCCTGCTCGAGTCGCCTGTCCCCGGTAGAAATCCCCGTATCGACTACTTGCATGCCTTCTATCTGCCGGACTCCAACGCGCTCTTGGTCGCCCGCACTGACGAAGCGGGGAGTGCCTACGTGGAAGTTCGCGAAGGAGAGAGCTCGCGCCGCCTCGAGATGGGTCCGGATACCATCGGGGACTTTCCCGCATACTCCAGAACCGGTCACATCCTGTTCGATCGGCCGGGCCCCGACGGACAGACGGACGATGTCTGGGCGACGCCGTTCTCGCTCGCCAGCATGGCGGTGACGGGGCGGCCCTTTCTCGTCGCCCAGAATGCGACCCACGCCTCGGTCTCCTCCGACGGGACTCTGGTGGTTCAAGCCGCCGATTCGGAGCCGATCGAGGCCCAGCAGCTCGTCTGGGTCGACCGCGGGGGTTCCGTGCTGGGAACGATCGGTCAGCCACAATACCGGATCCGGAATCCGGTACTCTCCCCGGACCAGCGACGGGTGGCGGTGTGCGGTAACGACAAGGACGGGAACGGCGACATCTGGCTCCACGAAACCGACCGTCCGGTCAAGATGCGTCTCACCTCGCGGGCGGAGTTCGACGAGGAGGCTTCCTGGTCGCCGGACGGGACGCAGATCGTCTGGGCCAGCGAAGAGATTCTGACGATATCCGTCGATGCTCCCGACAATCCGCGGAGGTTGGTCGAGCGCGGCTCCTACCCGAGCTATTCCCCGGACGGGCGCTTTCTCGTGTACCACGCGGGGACCGGGTCCGCGAACGCCAGATCGCGGGACCTCTGGTATCTCCCGCTCGCGGGAAACGCCGAGCCGGTGCCCTATTTGCAGACGGAGTTCGAAGAGGGGGTCCCCGCTCTGTCGCCGGACGGCCGCACCCTCGCCTACGTCTCGGACGAGTCCGGAGAGTTCGAAGTCTATTTGCAACGGTTTCCCGAGCGGGGCAACAAGACCCAGGTCTCGGTCGAAGGCGGTCTCTATCCCCGCTGGAGCGGTGCGGGCGACGAGATCTTCTTCGTGACCGGCAACACCTTGATGGTGGCGAAGGTGGAGACTCGTGATGGTCT